The genomic DNA GCGCCGCGAGGAGGTCCCGGTGGCGCGCCAGGCGGCGAGCAACACGTCCTGAAGCTCGCCGAAGTAACCGTGCACGAAGCCCCTGTGCACCTTCTGCTGGGCGACGAGCTCACGCAGCGCCGCATCGGGAGACTTGGGGGCGGGGGCGTGCAGCCGGGTCCCCACGGGGCCAGTCCCCGGCTCCTCCGACGCGGCTCCCGGAGCGACCTGTGCCGAGGCATTGGGGAGCATGCGCGGAAGCAGGGAGCCGCTGCGAACGGGGAAATCGGACGCCGGAGCCCCGGGAGCGGAGGGCACATCCGAAGCCAGGGGCGCGGAGGCGCCGGGCGCAGCGGGAGTCTCCGGAGCCTGGGACGCCTGGGGAGCCACCGGAGCGGACTGGGAGCCCGGCGCGCGCCGGGTCCGCTTCCTGGAGGGCGCGGGAGGAGGAGCGGGGGCCTGGGCCGTGGGGGCGGAGGGCCGGGTCACCTCGTGGAACTCCAGCTCGACGACGGTCCTGGCCGGAACCGGCGCGGGGGGAGGCGCCTCGCGGAGCCACAGGAAGAGGAAGACGTGAAGCAGGACGCTCGCCGCGACGGCAAGGGCGAATGGCAGGCGGGAGCGGGAGCGGGACACACCTCATCTTCCGACGATTCGGAAGCGCGGGCTACAGTGACGAACCGTGAGCGAGCACGCGGGCGTCCTGGTCGCCGAGCAACCACACTACCTGCCGTGGCTGGACTTCTACGAGCAGGTGGCGAGAGCGGACACACTGCTGGTGCTGGACAACGTGCAGTGGCTGAGGAGGGGGTGGCAGCGGAGGGCACGAGTGGCCCTGCCACCGGGGGCTCCCCTGCCCGCTCCTACGGAGCCGGCGTTCCAGTGGCTGACGATTCCACTGGAGGGAGCGCACCGGGACACGAGGATCTCCGAGCTGGCGGTGGACACGGGACAACCGTGGACACGGAAGCACCTGGCGACGCTGACGATGCTGTACGGGAAGAGACCCTACTTCCGGAGCCAGGTGCTGCCGAGGCTGGAGGGCTTCTACGCGGAGGCGGAGAGGGAGGGGGGACCGGGCTCACTGCTGCGCACGCTGCTGGCGAGCATGGCGCTCTTCTACGAGCCGCTGGGGCTGAAGCCGCGAGTGGAGCTGGCCTCACCGTTGGACCGGTCGCACCCGGACAAGACGGGGAGACTGGTGGCGTACTGCACGCAACTGGGGATGGACACGTACTACTCGGCGGTGGGCTCGCTGTACCTGAAGCCGGGCCCGTTCCGGGAGGCGGGGGTGAAGCTGCTGTGGCAGAAGTTCCGCTACCCGGCGTACGACCAGGGCCGGAAGGGGGAGCGCTTCGTGGTGGGGCTGTCGATCGTGGACGTCCTGTCGAACGTCCACGTGGACGAGGTGCGCAAGTGGCTGGAGCCGTCCCCGTGGGGGCCCTTCGCGAAATCCCCTCTCCCTCTGGGAGAGGGTTAGGGTGAGGGTCTTCCCCCACCCCGCGCCTCACTTCCCCTTGTCGAACCGGACGAAATAACTCCGGACGGCGGAATCGATGAGGTCCTGGTCCAGCTGGGGCTGCATGCCGCGGTAGTGGGCCATGTCGATCATCTGATCGAGCAAGTCACGAGGTTGGCAGGCGGCGAAGCGGCGGCCGACGGGCTTGTAATGGGTGTCGATGAGGTACTGGACCATGTCGGCGTCGTAGGGGACGCCGCGCTTGGAGCACATGACCTCGAAGATCTGATGGAACAGCTCCTCATCGGGGGGCTGGACCTCGAGCTTGTAGCGGACGCGGCGGAGGAAGGCGTCGTCGACGAGATCACTGGGCTCGAGGTTGGTGGAGAAGGCGGCGAAGACGTCGAAGGGGACCTGGACCTTCTTGCCGGTGTGGAGCGTGAGCATGTCGATGTCGCTCTCGAGGGGAACGATCCACCGGTTGAGGAGGTCCTTGGGGGAGACCTTCTGACGGCCGAAGTCGTCGATGAGGAGCATCCCGTTGATGGCCTTCATCTGGAAGGGAGCCTCGTAGTACTTGACCTCTGGGGAGTACACGAGGTCGAGCATCTCGAGGGTGAGCTCACCGCCGACGACGACGAGGGGCCTGCGGCAGCGGACCCAGCGCCGGTCATAGGGCTGGGAGTTGTCGTCCTCCTCGACGGGCTTGTGGAGGTTGCTGTCGTAGATGCGGACGACGAAGTCGTCGATGAGGATGGCGTGGGGGATGAAGATGTCCCCGTCGAAGCAGTTGACCATGCCCTGGCAGATGGCCGTCTTTCCGTTGCCTGGGGGGCCGTAGAAGAAGATGGCGCGGCCGGAGTTCATGGCGGGGCCGATGCCATCGAAGATGTAGTCGCGGATGATGAGGTCGCCGAACTTGTCCAGCATCCGCTGGCGGGTGATGCGGTTGCCGCGGACGGTCTGCTTCTTCACGGCGTCGACCCACTCCTGGAGGGAGATGGGAGCGGGGCCGTTGTAGCGGTTGCGATCGAGGATCTGCCGCAGCACGTCGGTGGCGAACGTGGTGAGCTGGTAGATCATCGTGGACTTGCCGACGCCGGAGCCACCGCCGCCGCGGATGTCGATGTACTTCTGGCGACGAAGCCCTTCGAGGATGTCCTCGATGACGGAGGAAGGCAGCTTGAGGCGGTTGGCGATGTCCATGCCCCGCATCTCGCCGGCGAAGAAGATGGCCTTGAGGACGAGCTCCTCGACCATGGTGGCGGTGAGGCCCGTCTCCTCGAGCGAGCGGGGCTGGGAGGGCCAGAAGCGGGAGCCCTGGGGCGCGCCCCCTCCATCGGCGACGGCGGAACGGCGCTGGGTGCCGGTCATCCGGGGGGGGCCCGAGGCGCCGGGGGCGGGACGGCGCAGCTCGGCGGGGACGGGAGGCAGCTCCGCGGTGGGAACGGGCGGGGCCGACGCGCGGCGCATCTCGGCGGGGACGGAGGGCAGATCGATGCTCGGCACGGGCGGAGCCGCGCGGCGAGGCTGCGGCTCGACGATGACGGAGGGCAGTTCCCCACTGTTGGGAACGGGCGGGGCCGGGCGGCGCTGCTCGGAGGGCACGGGAGGCAGCTGCTCGGTGGGGAGCTGGGCGATGCGGCGGCGCTCCTCGGGAGAGGGATTGCGGCGCTCGAGGAAGGGACTGGGACCGACGGGACGGCGCTCGGGGGGAGCGCCCTGGGCCGGGGGCCGGGAGGGACCGCCGGGAGCCGCGGGGTTGGGCCCGGTGGAAGCCCGGGGCCGGGGTGGAGAGGCCAGCACGTTCGGACCGGAGGCCGCGGGGGTCTCCCGGGGCGTGACGGTGCGGCTCGTATCGGTCTGGAACTCGGGGGGCTCGAATCCGGGGGGAGTCGCCCCCGGCCTCCGCTGCTCGGCCATGCTTGCTCCGGGTTGAATGGGCCGAGTGTAGCAGGCTCCTCCGGTGCTGGCTCGGTGCTAGCTTGACGGGCATGAGCTTCTTCCAGGAACCGCCGAGGCTTGGGAACCAGTATGACGATGACGCCCTGCTCCGGAGCTATCTCGCCCGGGTACTGCCGCGGGACATGCGGGCCGGGTTGGAGAACGAGTTCCGCGAGCTGGGCGAGCTGGGAGGCAGGTACTTCTACGAGTTCCAGCAGAGGGACCGGCTGAACGAGCCGGCGCTGACGCAATGGGACGCGTGGGGCCACCGGGTGGACCACATCGAGGTATCACCGCTGTGGAAGGAAGCGGAGGCGCTGGCGGCGAGACGGGGCCTGGTGGCGGTGGCCTACGAGCAGAAGAACGGCGAGCTCTCGCGCATCCACCAGTTCGCGCTGAACTACCTGGTGCAGCCGTCACTGGACGTCTACTCGTGCCCGCTGGCGATGACGGACGGGGCGGCGCGGACGCTGCTGTCGCTGGGGAACCCGGAGCTGATCGACCGCGCCCTGCCCCACCTGACGTCGAGGAAGCCCGAGTCGTTCTGGACGTCGGGACAGTGGATGACGGAGCGGACGGGCGGCTCGGACGTGGGGCTGACGCAGACGCAGGCACGGAAGTCGCCCGAGGGCTGGCGACTGTACGGGACGAAGTGGTTCACCTCGGCGACGACGGCGCAGATGGCGCTGACGCTGGGGAGGCCGGAGGGGAACGGACCCGGGGGCAAGGGGCTGGCGATCTTCTACGTGGAGACGCGGAATCCGGACGGGAGTCTGAATGGAATCCAGATCAACCGGCTGAAGGACAAGCTGGGAACGAGGAAGGTGCCGACGGCGGAGTTGACGCTGGACGGGACGCTGGCCACGCCGGTGGCGGGGCTGACGGACGGCATCCGGAACATGGCGTGGATGCTGAACGTGACGCGGACGTGGAACGCGATGGGCGCCGCGTGGAGCATGAGGAGGGCGCTGGCGCTGGCGAGGGACTACGCGAGCAAGCGGGTGCAGTTCGGAGCGCGGCTGTCGGAGAAGCCGCTGCACGTGGACACACTGGCGGGGCTGGAGGCGGAGTTCCACGGAGGCTTCCTGCTGGCGTTCCGGGCGGCGGAGCTGCTGGGGAAGCTGGAGGCGAAGACGGCGACGGAGGAGGAGCTGCTGTTGCAGCGGCTGGTGACGCCGTTGGCGAAGCTGACGACGGGACGGCAGGTGGTGCACGTAACGTCGGAGGCGGTGGAGAGCTTCGGCGGAGCGGGCTACGTGGAGGACACGGGGGTGCCGAGGGTGCTGGCGGACGCGCAGGTGCTGTCCATCTGGGAGGGGACGACGAACGTGCTCTCGCTGGACACGCTGAGGGCGATGGCGAAGGGGGGCGCGCTGGAGGCGCTGTACACGGACGCGGAGCGGAGGCTGGGCACGGCGAAGGACGCGGGCCTGCGGCCGTGCGTGGCGGCGGCGCAGGATGCGCTGGAGAAGGCGCGGTCGTGGGTGATGAAGGCGATGGAGAACCCGGCGGAGGTGGAGGCCGGAGCACGGCGGTTCTCCCTGACGCTCGGCCGAACCTACGAACTGGCACTGCTGGTGGAGCACGCGCAGTGGTGCCTGGACAACGGGCACGGCCCGAGGACCCTGGCGGCGGCGCGGCGGCTCATGCGCAACGGCGTGGACCAGCTCGCCGACATGGATTTGGACGACTCGCGGCTGCTCGTTTCGTAACCTACAGAGGACATCCCATGTACACGTGTATCGGCACGCACTACAATCCAAACTCACTTCAGCACAGTAGAAGCCCAGCAGACTAAGCCCATGAAAACAAACGGGATTTCGTCCGCGCTCTGGAATGCATTCATAAGCGTCAACGGCGTCGCAGTTGGACTGATTGGCCTGGCAATTGCACTGGTCGCATGGGCCTGGAAGCCAGAAACAGAAATAAAGCTCTCAATTGCCATTGCAGTAACCATTCTCTCCGGCTTGGCATTGCTCTTTGCCATTCTAACCAAAGCACTGATCGACACAAACAAAGAACTCAACAACACCACACAAAACCTAATCGAAACAATAAAAAACCAAAAGCAACAAATTCCTCGAGCAATACTTTGCAAGAAAATCGAGACCACCAAGGGTGTCCATCAAACCATAATCCTTCTGGAAGCATCCGACCTCTTTCTCGGGGGGATGGCAGTATCGTTTAGCTACGTCGATCAAGATGGCTTCGAGCGACTGATTGGCCATGGGTATATATCAGTAATACAAGACGACAAACGCATTCAAGCAACACTGACGAACCTTCTCCCTGGGCAAGACGACATCGCCAATAAGCTTCTACAAAACAACAGACAAACACTGGATACTCTTCGCACAAAACCCTATCTCAGCCATCCATTCCTCACCCAAATCACTCAAGGACCAACCAATGCAAACACCTAACAAAGACAACGCACGTTCCTTCCCTGCAACCGTCGCGGCAGTGCTGGATGAATACACAGTCGTCATAAACCGAGGCTTGATAGATGGCGTAAAGCAGGGGCAAAGATTCTTGATCTACACTCTCGCATCTGAAACTCTTCTAGATCCAGAGACAAACGAACCATTGGGCCGGCTTGAAATCGTCAAAGGCACTGGAACGGTCATTCATGCACAAGAAAAAATGTCGACCATTAGATCGGAGAAACAAGGACAAAGCGAACGCAAAGTAGTGCGTCGTAACAGTCCATGGATTGGCATGCTGGGAAGTGCTGAGGAGGAAACCATTTATGTACCAGGAGCACCTTTGAGTTTTGACAATCCAAGATCTGGAGATCTGGCTAAGCCGATCTAGCCAATCATAATCTACAATGACATCGGGGAGGTACAGCTCCATGAATAGAAACGCCGGACAGAGGAAGCCCTGCGCAGTTCGCATGCACTCCCCAGCATTGCTCCAGACCAGAGAGACGTGGGCACTCTGCCCTCGGATACGCGCCGCTACGGGCAGGCCTGGACAGGAGACACTGCGGTCGTCATCCATACAACGAAATCCGCTACCCACAAGGAGGCAAACTCCCCTTCTGCGGCGTTGTCACACGTATGATGGCTTGAACAAGCTACCCGACTCATCCCCAGGCATCGTCATCACCCGAGATGATTACGGCACCATGCATGGCTGTCTCGGTCTTTCACTGAACCAGATCCAGCTCGTTTCTTTTGAGGACAGGAATTGAACCCCATGTCCCTTGGCTGCCAGTGGAGAGACATCCCTGGAGGACCATGACGACTATCGATGGACGGGAAGTGACGGGGAGCACGGTGCGGTGAGCCTCGTGCTCCCGGCGGCTCAGCGCTGGCAGTAGGACGGCATGGTGCTCGGGAGCCCACCCGCGTAGGGGGATGGGACGGTGCCGAAGGGATGGGCTTGGAGGAACTGCCAGACCGCCGCACGCGCGTCCGTTGGGATGGTATGCCCCCTGCCGTGGTTGCACAGCATGGCGAACTGGGACTTGGACTTCAGATCGTTGTAGTAGTTCTGGCTCACCGTTTGGAAATTGATGACGACCTGGTCGGATGGTCCGCCGTGGAAGATCATGGCGGCGAACTTGTTCGTTGGATCCTGGGTCGGGATGGTGGAGGTCCTTCCACCCGAGTAGGTCGCCACGCTCGCGATGTATCCAGAGCGGCGGTAGCTCATGTGCGTGGTGTTCAGACCTCCCGCGCTCATACCCATGCTATGGATGCGGCGCACATCGATGCCGACCTTCTGGATGGCACATGCCAGGACTTCGTCCGCCACGCGGAAGTCATCATCGCGTGACGTAGACGAGACATAGAACCAGGGGAAGGTCCCCGCGGCGGGATCACGTGCTGGCGCCGCGACGATACCGCCCATGGCCTTGATGGCTTCGATTTGCGTCGTGCCAATGCCCGTGCTGGCCTCCGTCGGCTGGCTGCCCGTGCCGTGCCAGTAGAAGACGAGCGGACCATCCAACGTCCTGGCCGCATCCGACATCCAGATGCGAACGGAACGGGCCGGGATGCCCGCCGGCCGGAAGGTCAGCGTCCCCTCCTGGAACTCGGGACAGGGGCCGGTAGGCGTTGGAATGAAGGCGGGCGAGGGCTGGGCCAGGCTGGCGCTCGTATCCGACAGCGTCTCAGAATGTATGTCTTCCACGCCACTCCACTCGTTCCCTTGTTCACCGCCACATGCGGAAACGGTCACGACGAGCGCGGCAGCAAGAACTCTCTTCATGGCAAACGACCTCCGGGTGGGACAGCGGTCAATGCGGAGGCAGCATATGAACACTCCTTGGCCCGAATAGAAAGCAAAACGGAATTAACGTAAAAATCGAGCAATACCGGTATGTCTCAGGGTGAACTCTGGGACTTGTGGTTTCAATCTGTTTACAGCACTCCGTCTCGAGCGAACTCCGTCAGCTCATGGAGAGTCTCGGGCAGGCCGAGGATGTCATTGTGGCGCCTGCCTTCAACGAGACGCACAGTGACGTTCGGAAACAGGGTTCCCATCCGCCGCCCCATGTCCGTGGGGATGATCTCATCCCGAGTCCCGTGGACGATGAGCACCGGCAGCTTCAGCCCGGGGGCTTTGGACGCACTGTCGAACCGGTCCCTCGCGAGCAGCCTCACAGGCAGCCATGGGAAGACCTTCGCCGCCATGTCCACGATCGAGGTGTACGGCGTGATGAGCACCAGCCGCACGCCGTGACCCCGTTTCGCCATCTCGACCGCCACGCCCGACCCGAGCGACTGTCCCTGGAGCACCGTGCGCTCCCGAGGCACTCCCAGTTCCCGGTACAGGTGCGCCAACGCGGTCTCCGCCGCGGCGTAGGCGCCCTCCTCGGAAGGCCCCTGCTCCGCTGCGAGCCCGTAGCCCGGGAACTCCACCGCGTAGAAGCCAAGTCCCGCCTCCTGGTAGCGCCGCGCCAGCCACTCCGTGTCCGCGAGCTGCTCGCCATTGCCATGGAAGTGCACCACGGTGGGCGCTCCTTCGGGCGCGGGCATGTGGAAGGCGTAGGCCGTCGAGCCCTCCGGTCCGGGAATCCGCAGGAGCGAGGCCCCGGGCAGCTCCGGTTCACGGGCCCCTGGCGGCGCCGGGAACAGCAGGTGCCGCTGATTCAGGAACACCAGGACGCACAGGCCCACGTATCCGATGACCAGCGTCACCAACAGCATCAACAGCATCCGCCTGGCTCTCCGAAGAAGACGATCCATGACGGCACCTTAGCGTCACACGCGTCTACGAGACAGAACCGGGCGGAGAGCCATCCGCCTCGGCCTGAGGTCACTCTTCGGCGGGATCCAAGGCCCAGGTCCCCTCTTCCCACCGCTTCAAGGCCTCTGATGCCTCAAAGGCCGCCAATCCTTCGCCGTTTGCTATCTCTTGCAAGACGGCCCTGGCCTCTGATGTCCGATGACGGAGCAGGTAGACGGCGGCCATTCCCCGCACATCCATTCGCGAATGAGTGAACAATCTGACGAGTGCATCCCGCCCCACGTCCCCATGCGCACGCAGCATCTTGAACGCGGCGACCCGCTGTTTGGCGTGCCTGTTGCCAGTTCTGGCATCCCCTCGGAAAATAGCATCTGTCTGTTCTGCTGTGTGGTAGGCAAACTTCTCCACCAGATCGTCCAACGTCTTCATCGGACCCTCCAAATGCCTCTCCTGATTTTATCGATGGCTTCCAGCCCAAACTGCCGCTGAGCCTCGTATGGCTGAGTGGAAATCCATTTCCGCACCGTCAATTTGTCGGAGCCGGTGACTCCTTCGCGAATTGACGAATAGAAGGCGCTCACGTCTCCGTGCAATCCCTCTTCGAGAGGGATGACATTCTCGGTGTTGTGAATCGCCTCTGGTCCAAAACGTTTGATGTTTTCCTTGTGCTGCTCGACGATGTGATGCCACCGGTTGCCCTTACCCGGCGAGCCCAACGCCTTCGTGATACCACTGTGAGAACGCCAAGCCCTGTGCCCATTGAGAAGGAGCTTGCCCCCAGTCCCGGTGGAACGCCCACCACCCCCGCCCTGAGCAGCCATCGCTACAACGTCAGACGCCAGAACGACACGGATTGTCCCCTCGGGCACGGAGACGATGATCCGCTCGATACCGGTTGTCGCATCCACCAGTCGCAAGCCCGTGTTGGCCTCTACTGCACGCAAGGATTGCCCAAAGCCCGGAAGCTTCGGGGCCTTGGAGACGAGCGCCGCGGTTTCGCCCACCGCCGCGGTCCCCACCAGGACGAGAATTCGCACACTGTTGGGACCAATGACCCGGCCGAACCGCTCACCTGCTTCGCGCAGCTCAGCGAAGGTGGAAGCCCGCGCTGCATCCTCGGAGAGCTGCGCATAGGCCTGGATCAGCTCGAAGAACTCGAACCCGAGATAGCCCCACAACAGCACGGTAAACGCGGCGGCCACACCTTTCGAGACGGGCTCGGGCGCCAGCAAGAGCGCCATGTATCCCGTGATGGCGATGCTCACGGTGGCCAGCACCCGTGTGGGGTCGAGCATGGCCCGCACTTCCGCATCCAGGCCTTCCAACGCTGGGCCCACGGCTAGAGCCAAGGCAATGGCACGCCTGTCGTCAGATTGCAGGTGAGGCCCATCGTCAAGCAGGGTGAGACAATCACCCGGAGTGCCACGCCGCTCGCAAAGCAGCCCATAGGACCGCGCCAGGTCCGGCGGCACCGCCTCTCCGCACGAGTCAACAGAGCCCGACGCCAGCCCTCGGCTCGGGAACACAGGGGCAGAGGTGGCCACACGCAGCGGCATGCCGAGCACCAGTGTCACCAACGCGGCCTTGAACTCCGATTCCCCCAACCGTACCGGCTCGAAGTCCGTGGGCAACCTGGCGAAAACACGGGCGACATTGTCGTCCTCGTCGCCGCGTGGCACCGCTGATCGGTCCCGCCGCTCCGGAGATTCTCGCAGCGCTGACGGTTGATCGCGGTTCACCGCCAGCCGTCCGCCAGTAGGAGCCCCCGTGGCACACGCGCCAAGGAGCACTAGCGCCATCAGGGCCAGCGCGCCTACTCGCGAGCGCCGCCGCTCACGTGGGAGAACCAGTAACGAGTAGGCAGGATTGCTCCTCATGCGCTGCATCCCCTGAGCCTACGCGAATCTCCCACCTCCTGGGGAAGACCCTCACCCCAGCCCTCTCCCAGAGGGAGAGGGAGCATCCACGGATCCGTTTCGTGTTGCACGAGTGTATTTTTGACACTATGTTGGTGTCCTGGAAACACCAAGATGAAGAGGGGAAGGGCCATGTCCATCCGTTACATGAAGGCGCCGCCGACGACGTACGTGATGCAGTTCAAGGACGGCCGGGTGAAGCGGGAGGGACCCGGCCTCTCCTTCTTCTACTGGGCTCCCACCACCACCGTGGTGGCCGTGCCCCTGTCCAGCTCGGACGTGCCCTTCGTCTTCAACGAGGTGACCCAGGACTTCCAGGCCGTCACCCTCCAGGGGCAGCTCACCTACCGTGTCGCGGACCCCAAGCTGCTGTCCGGTCTGCTCGACTACTCGATCAAACCCTCGGGCGAGTACGCCTCCGAGGATCCCTCGAAGCTCGAGGAGCGGCTCGTCCAGATCGCCCAGGTGCGCGCCCGCACGGTGGTGCAGTCCATGTCCTTGCGTGAGGTCCTGGTGAGCGCGGCCACCATCGAGGGCAAGGTGCTCGCGGCGCTGCGCGAGACCGAGGCGGTGCGGATGCTCGGCGTGGAGGTGCAGGGCTTCGCGCTCCTCTCGACCCGCCCCACCCCGGAGATGGCACGGGCCCTCGAAGCCGAGGCGCGCGAGGCCCTGCAACGGCGCGCGGACGAGGCCATCTACGCCCGCCGCAACGCCGCCGTGGAGCAGGAGCGGCGCATCAAGGAGAGCGAGATCGCCACCGAGCTGTCCGTGGAGGCCGGCAAGCGGCAGATCCGCGAGGCGCAGATCGCCGCGGACATCGCCGTGGAGGAGCAGCGCGCCTCCTTCATGGACCGCTGGAGCGAGAACGAGCGCAAGGCCGCCGAGGCCAAGGCCTACGCGCTGGAGAAGACGCTCGCCCCAGTGCGGACTGTGGACTGGAAGGTGCTCATGGCCGCCGCCGGCGGCGGGAGCGATCCCAAGCTCAACATCGCCCTCGCCTTCCGCGAGATGGCGGAGAACGCGCAGAAAATCGGCGAGCTGAACATGTCCCCGGACCTGCTGCGCTCGCTGCTCTCGAATTCCTCCAAGTAGGTGCGCCATGTACGAGAAGATCGTCCTCGTCACCCGGAAGACGCGGCTCGCCGAGCTGGTCGAGCGCTTCAACACGCGCTCGCAGGCGCGCTTCTACCTGGAACACGCCGGTCAGGACTTCGAGGACTACGCCCGCGAGGATGACATCTACCGGCGCTCCCTCGATGTGCTGCACAAGCACCTGGCGCTCGGCCTGCCAGTGCAGCAGGTGGACCGGGCGCTGGTGCCCACCTTCCTCTTCACCGGCAAGGAGCTGGTGGTGACGGTGGGCCAGGACGGCCTGGTGGCCAACGTGGCCAAGTACGTGGGCTCGCAGCCGCTCGTCGGCGTCAACCCGGACCCGTCGCGCTTCGACGGCGTGCTGCTGCCCTTCGGCGTGGACGCGGCGCGGGTGGCGGTGCGCCACGTGCTCGAGGAGCGCGCCCGCTTCCGCGAGGTGACGCTCGCCGAGGTGGTGCTGAGCGATGGCCAGCGGCTGCTCGGGTTCAATGACCTGTTCCTCGGAGCGCGCACCCACGTCTCGGCCCGCTACACCCTGCACTACGAACGCCGCGCCGAGTCCCAGTCCTCCAGCGGCATCATCGTCTCCACGGGAGCGGGCTCGAGCGGCTGGTTGTCCTCGGTGTTCACGTTCGCCAGAGGGCTCACGGAGGCCACGGGGGGCGAACCGGGAGAGCCGTGGCGGTTCGCCTGGGAGGACCCGCGGCTGGCCTTCGTGGTGCGCGAGCCCTTCATCAGCCGGCACTCGGCGGC from Archangium lipolyticum includes the following:
- a CDS encoding diacylglycerol kinase catalytic domain-containing protein, coding for MYEKIVLVTRKTRLAELVERFNTRSQARFYLEHAGQDFEDYAREDDIYRRSLDVLHKHLALGLPVQQVDRALVPTFLFTGKELVVTVGQDGLVANVAKYVGSQPLVGVNPDPSRFDGVLLPFGVDAARVAVRHVLEERARFREVTLAEVVLSDGQRLLGFNDLFLGARTHVSARYTLHYERRAESQSSSGIIVSTGAGSSGWLSSVFTFARGLTEATGGEPGEPWRFAWEDPRLAFVVREPFISRHSAASMVGGFVSEEQELQVESRMPSGGVIFSDGVEEDFLAFNAGTTARVRPAAQRARLVVH